The following are from one region of the Girardinichthys multiradiatus isolate DD_20200921_A chromosome 9, DD_fGirMul_XY1, whole genome shotgun sequence genome:
- the ppat gene encoding amidophosphoribosyltransferase isoform X1 — protein sequence MEFEESGIGEECGVFGCVAAGEWPTQLEVAQVLSLGLVALQHRGQESAGIVTSNGACLPIYTSHKGMGLVSTAFQPDALLKLRYGNLGICHTRYSTTGISELQNCQPFVVDTLHGRIAVAHNGELVNSRALRKKVMRHGVGLSTGSDSELITQLLALTPPMEELDTPDWVARIKNLMSKTPTSYSLLIMYKDVIYAVRDPYGNRPLCIGRVVPISRLHSSGAGEEDTEGWVVSSESCSFQSIGAKYYREVLPGEIVQISRHGVKSLSVVPRPEGDLPAFCIFEYVYFARPDSIFEGQMVYTVRQRCGRQLAIEAPTDVDLVSTVPESATPAALGYAQQSGLPYTEVLCKNRYVGRTFIQPNTRLRQLGVAKKFGVLTDNFAGKRVVLIDDSIVRGNTISPIIKLLREAGATEVHIRVASPPIKFPCYMGINIPTKEELIANKPEFKDIAGYIGADSIEYLSVEGLVSAVQEGITSFQEKNNSRKSVGHCTACLTGKYPVELEW from the exons agGTCAGGAAAGTGCGGGGATTGTCACAAGCAATGGAGCCTGTCTGCCTATATACACAAGCCACAAG GGCATGGGATTAGTGAGCACCGCTTTCCAACCGGACGCTCTGCTCAAACTGCGCTACGGTAACCTTGGGATCTGTCACACACGTTATTCAACGACCGGGATCTCGGAGCTGCAGAACTGCCAGCCCTTTGTGGTGGACACGCTGCACGGCAGGATTGCCGTGGCGCACAATGGAGAGCTGGTTAATTCCCGTGCCTTGCGGAAAAAG GTAATGCGCCATGGAGTCGGCCTCTCCACCGGCTCAGACAGCGAGCTCATCACCCAGCTGCTGGCGCTGACTCCACCCATGGAGGAGCTGGACACACCTGACTGGGTCGCTAG AATTAAAAACCTGATGTCGAAAACACCCACATCATACTCACTGCTGATCATGTACAAAGATGTCATCTATGCAGTGCGTGACCCTTATGGAAACCGACCCCTCTGCATTGGAAGGGTTGTTCCTATCTCTAGGCTCCACAGTTCAG gagcaggagaggaggacaCTGAAGGATGGGTTGTGTCATCAGAGTCCTGCAGCTTCCAGTCCATCGGAgcaaa GTATTACAGGGAGGTCTTACCAGGAGAAATTGTTCAGATATCCAGGCATGGAGTGAAGTCTCTGAGTGTCGTTCCTCGCCCTGAAGGAGACCTGCCTGCCTTCTGCATCTTtgaatatgtttattttgccAGACCAGACTCCATTTTTGAAG GGCAGATGGTGTATACTGTGAGGCAGCGCTGTGGTCGACAGTTGGCCATAGAAGCTCCAACTGATGTAGATCTGGTCAGTACGGTGCCAGAGTCTGCGACCCCTGCTGCTCTGGGCTACGCTCAGCAG TCTGGCCTCCCATACACGGAGGTTCTGTGCAAGAACCGCTATGTAGGAAGAACGTTTATCCAACCAAATACTCGTCTGAGGCAGCTTGGAGTGGCCAAGAAGTTCGGGGTGCTGACTGACAACTTTGCTGGGAAACGAGTGGTGCTCATTGATGACTCTATCGTCAGGGGCAACACAATCTCCCCTATCATTAAGCTGCTGCGGGAAGCTGGTGCAACAGAG GTCCATATCAGGGTGGCATCTCCACCCATCAAGTTCCCCTGCTACATGGGCATCAACATCCCAACCAAAGAGGAGCTCATTGCCAACAAGCCAGAGTTTAAGGACATTGCTGGTTATATTG GTGCTGACAGCATTGAGTATCTAAGTGTGGAGGGACTCGTATCCGCTGTCCAGGAGGGAATCACCTCCTTCCAGGAGAAGAACAACTCCCGCAAGAGTGTAGGCCACTGCACTGCCTGTCTAACTGGGAAATATCCAGTGGAACTGGAGTGGTAA
- the ppat gene encoding amidophosphoribosyltransferase isoform X2 has product MGLVSTAFQPDALLKLRYGNLGICHTRYSTTGISELQNCQPFVVDTLHGRIAVAHNGELVNSRALRKKVMRHGVGLSTGSDSELITQLLALTPPMEELDTPDWVARIKNLMSKTPTSYSLLIMYKDVIYAVRDPYGNRPLCIGRVVPISRLHSSGAGEEDTEGWVVSSESCSFQSIGAKYYREVLPGEIVQISRHGVKSLSVVPRPEGDLPAFCIFEYVYFARPDSIFEGQMVYTVRQRCGRQLAIEAPTDVDLVSTVPESATPAALGYAQQSGLPYTEVLCKNRYVGRTFIQPNTRLRQLGVAKKFGVLTDNFAGKRVVLIDDSIVRGNTISPIIKLLREAGATEVHIRVASPPIKFPCYMGINIPTKEELIANKPEFKDIAGYIGADSIEYLSVEGLVSAVQEGITSFQEKNNSRKSVGHCTACLTGKYPVELEW; this is encoded by the exons ATGGGATTAGTGAGCACCGCTTTCCAACCGGACGCTCTGCTCAAACTGCGCTACGGTAACCTTGGGATCTGTCACACACGTTATTCAACGACCGGGATCTCGGAGCTGCAGAACTGCCAGCCCTTTGTGGTGGACACGCTGCACGGCAGGATTGCCGTGGCGCACAATGGAGAGCTGGTTAATTCCCGTGCCTTGCGGAAAAAG GTAATGCGCCATGGAGTCGGCCTCTCCACCGGCTCAGACAGCGAGCTCATCACCCAGCTGCTGGCGCTGACTCCACCCATGGAGGAGCTGGACACACCTGACTGGGTCGCTAG AATTAAAAACCTGATGTCGAAAACACCCACATCATACTCACTGCTGATCATGTACAAAGATGTCATCTATGCAGTGCGTGACCCTTATGGAAACCGACCCCTCTGCATTGGAAGGGTTGTTCCTATCTCTAGGCTCCACAGTTCAG gagcaggagaggaggacaCTGAAGGATGGGTTGTGTCATCAGAGTCCTGCAGCTTCCAGTCCATCGGAgcaaa GTATTACAGGGAGGTCTTACCAGGAGAAATTGTTCAGATATCCAGGCATGGAGTGAAGTCTCTGAGTGTCGTTCCTCGCCCTGAAGGAGACCTGCCTGCCTTCTGCATCTTtgaatatgtttattttgccAGACCAGACTCCATTTTTGAAG GGCAGATGGTGTATACTGTGAGGCAGCGCTGTGGTCGACAGTTGGCCATAGAAGCTCCAACTGATGTAGATCTGGTCAGTACGGTGCCAGAGTCTGCGACCCCTGCTGCTCTGGGCTACGCTCAGCAG TCTGGCCTCCCATACACGGAGGTTCTGTGCAAGAACCGCTATGTAGGAAGAACGTTTATCCAACCAAATACTCGTCTGAGGCAGCTTGGAGTGGCCAAGAAGTTCGGGGTGCTGACTGACAACTTTGCTGGGAAACGAGTGGTGCTCATTGATGACTCTATCGTCAGGGGCAACACAATCTCCCCTATCATTAAGCTGCTGCGGGAAGCTGGTGCAACAGAG GTCCATATCAGGGTGGCATCTCCACCCATCAAGTTCCCCTGCTACATGGGCATCAACATCCCAACCAAAGAGGAGCTCATTGCCAACAAGCCAGAGTTTAAGGACATTGCTGGTTATATTG GTGCTGACAGCATTGAGTATCTAAGTGTGGAGGGACTCGTATCCGCTGTCCAGGAGGGAATCACCTCCTTCCAGGAGAAGAACAACTCCCGCAAGAGTGTAGGCCACTGCACTGCCTGTCTAACTGGGAAATATCCAGTGGAACTGGAGTGGTAA